The genomic window TCAAGGGGCAGTCCGTTTGTTGGGTGGTTGACATCATGGCACATACCGCAGAACTCGGCTTTTGTGTGCAGTTCGGAATACTCGGTATTATGTGCCGGCGATCTTGAATCATCAAACGGTCCCTGCTTCGTACCATCCGGTGTTAAGGTAAATTTTGCATTTGCTGTGCCGTCGCTCTCAGTTACTGTGTGACAGAAATCACACTGAACACCCTTTTTAGCTATTTCACTGAGATTTGATCCATCCACTGGCGGGACTTCCCCTGACACAACCCCGATCGGCGTGTGACATCTTGCACAGTATGTGTCGGTAAGCCCGTCGGTCTCTTCACTTGCCATTCCGGACAGTGCCAGGTAGTATGGGTCTAACTCGGCTTGTGAATGCATGGACCCCTCCCACTGTTTGTAAATTTCAGCATGGCACACCTGACACCTACTCAAGGGGTCCTCGAACTGGTCTGAACTGAGTTCCCCTGGAGCGGTTTGTGCACAAACCATGATTGGCATGGCCAATATCAAAGAAAGAAATAGTATCGTATTTCTTCCTGACTTCATTTAATTATTTCACCAATTTTAATGCGTCTCTGCATGTAGCCACGCCAGGTGCGCCGGATGTGAGGAAAATCACTTCCATGGTTTCCATGATCTCCCCTTTAGTTGCACCTTGTTTCATTGCATTTCTCATCTGGGATACAGTGCAGGCCTCACAGCGTTGCGATGCCACTACAGCCAGTGCCATCAGTGCTTTCATTTTGGCAGGCAGGGCGCCGTCAGTAAGCATTTTCTTATCGCATTTATGGTATGCCTGAAGGAAATCCGGGTCAAGTTCACCTATCGTGTGAAGTACCTCAGGCTCAAAACCTATTTTTTTCCCAATATTTTCAATTATCTTCTTGTGTTCGCTCATTTTATTCCTCCAATTTTATGTTCTATGGACTATTCTATAAGTTCCATATCCTCTCCACAGCAGACCAGGACTCCGCCCCCTACTTTGGTCACAATAACTTCGTTTCCACATATATTGCATAAATACTTTTCGCCTTCATCAATTACAGCCATTCGTAATCACCACCACTAAATTTGTAATAGAATTTAGTCGATTCTAATATATAATCATATTGTCGAGCAATCTGACCATTTTATTATTGATGGGTATATATCTCACTTTCCGCATGTAAATTCCAAAAGTGAATCTTTTTAATATTACTTCTTCCATTTCATCAGTAAACTCATCTGAGGGGATGAACTACTACATGAACATAACAACTACAGCACTATCTCATTTAGGATTAGTTAGCGGAACGTTTGATGAACTTGATATTGCAGACTTAATAGACACCACCATACCAAAAAACCGAAATCACAATTTATCCCATTCTGCAGTGATCAAAGCCATGTGTTTGAACGGTTTGGGATTCAACGAAAGCCGACTGTACCTTTATTCCGACTATTTTGAAAACCTTCCAACAGAACGATTATTGGGAGAAGGAATTCTTCCAAAACACATAAACGACGACGTTCTTGGAAGAACGCTGGACAAAATCTATGAATATGGTTGTACTGAACTTTTCAATCAGATAGTCCTCAAAGTTATGAAAAGCGTTCCATTCGGTAACCATATTCTGCACACCGACACAACCAATTTCAGTTTACATGGAAATTACGAGAATCGTGATCCTGAACTTAATACTATTGAGATTACTTATGGCCACCCTAAAGACATGCGATGGGATTTGAAACGTTATGTATTGAGCATGGTGTGTAATCAAGAAGGCATACCGCTTTTTGTAGAAACTCTTTCAGGAAATGCATCTGACAAAACCACATTAGTGAAAACCATCAAGAAAATTCAGAAGAATCTTGAATTGGACGACAAAGTGTACCACATTGCAGATAGTGCGATTTATAGTGATGATAACATCACAGAGTTAG from ANME-2 cluster archaeon includes these protein-coding regions:
- a CDS encoding carboxymuconolactone decarboxylase family protein — protein: MSEHKKIIENIGKKIGFEPEVLHTIGELDPDFLQAYHKCDKKMLTDGALPAKMKALMALAVVASQRCEACTVSQMRNAMKQGATKGEIMETMEVIFLTSGAPGVATCRDALKLVK
- a CDS encoding desulfoferrodoxin FeS4 iron-binding domain-containing protein produces the protein MAVIDEGEKYLCNICGNEVIVTKVGGGVLVCCGEDMELIE
- a CDS encoding IS1634 family transposase yields the protein MNITTTALSHLGLVSGTFDELDIADLIDTTIPKNRNHNLSHSAVIKAMCLNGLGFNESRLYLYSDYFENLPTERLLGEGILPKHINDDVLGRTLDKIYEYGCTELFNQIVLKVMKSVPFGNHILHTDTTNFSLHGNYENRDPELNTIEITYGHPKDMRWDLKRYVLSMVCNQEGIPLFVETLSGNASDKTTLVKTIKKIQKNLELDDKVYHIADSAIYSDDNITELGAHTLWITRVHATITEVKDLQNTDVELEVCTDMRYSYYKITSSYGETA